In Malus sylvestris chromosome 16, drMalSylv7.2, whole genome shotgun sequence, the following are encoded in one genomic region:
- the LOC126608721 gene encoding protein TIFY 9-like, whose protein sequence is MPRATVELDFFGMDQHHRDAPSSSSKSQFQKFLHRPKSFRDIHTAMSKINPEAFKSVIASGNASPSVPNPGKSFSVPSSPKAEQVPFSSLPLYVPTGTSVSSFTAAASESLQETKPLTIFYNGTVSVFDVPRDKVDNILKLAIEGNSGKAAEASVAVDPKLAFHPSEQHQTQQLVDPLTEYLPITRNKSLQRFLEKRKERLNSGSPYACQT, encoded by the exons ATGCCCAGAGCTACCGTTGAGCTTGATTTTTTCGGCATGGACCAGCACCACCGCGATGCCCCCTCCTCATCCTCCAAATCCCAGTTCCAGAAATTTCTCCACCGCCCCAAAAGCTTCCGAGACATTCACACCGCCATGTCCAAGATCAATCCCGAGGCCTTCAAATCCGTCATCGCTTCCGGCAATGCCAGCCCCAGCGTTCCAAATCCAGGAAAATCATTTTCGGTGCCGTCGAGCCCCAAGGCGGAGCAAGTCCCGTTTTCCTCGTTGCCGCTCTACGTTCCCACCGGCACTTCCGTTTCTTCTTTCACGGCTGCTGCTTCCGAGAGCCTTCAGGAAACGAAGCCGCTGACTATTTTCTACAACGGTACCGTCTCTGTTTTCGACGTCCCTCGCGACAAg GTGGATAACATATTGAAGCTTGCCATAGAAGGAAACTCCGGCAAAGCTGCAGAGGCATCGGTAGCCGTCGATCCAAAACTTGCTTTTCATCCAAGCGAGCAGCATCAGACCCAGCAGCTTGTGGATCCTCTTACCGAAT ATCTACCGATTACTCGCAATAAGTCATTGCAAAGGTTTCTTGAGAAACGCAAAGAGAG GTTGAATTCGGGGTCTCCATATGCCTGCCAAACCTAA